The DNA sequence ATTAAAAGTAATAGCAGGCCTTCCAGCACAATTAGTATCAAAACTTGGAATATTGGAACTTTTCTCAACTTCACCATTCACCAATGCACCATAACTTTGCAGCCCAAATTTTCCAGCACTATCAACCAAGTTAAAATCTTTCTTAGCAAACAACTTCCGGGTTTCTCCATAAACACCACAATTTGGAACAGAATCCGAATCAACCAAAATTTCCCCAACTTGACCATTCAACATTgcacaatcatcatcatcatcatcatcatcatcatcatcatcatcatcacaaacACCATTTTCCAAACCACACTTTCCACCACTAGAATCAACCAAGTTACAATCTTTCTCACAAAACAGCTTCCGGATCCCTCCAGCTTCTTCAAACTGACGACAAAGCAACCCATTACTTCTCACATTGCGAACCGAAGAACCCGATTTGAAATACTTCGGGTCAATTAACCGAATCACAAACCGGGCACCGAAATTAACGTCTGAAACAGTTGCAACAGTGAGGTTCTTGAGTCCCAGCTTGGCGATTCTAGTGGAATTAAGGGGGTGCTTGCTCTCCAATGCGTGGTGCAAGATGGTTACTTTCACGGAATTCTCGATTCCAGAGACCCGGATCCGAGAGCAAAGGCAGGTTCGATCGGGTTTGGAGCAAGAGGGGCAAATTGGTCTTTTTGATTTGTTGGACTGCGTCATAGTCGAAGACATGATAAGTGTTCGCTGAAAGAGCTTGCGTGAgtgcaaagaagaagaaggaggaggaggaggaggaggggggtTGAAGAGGAAGCTGAACCGGGCTTTGGGTTGGATCCGGGTTCCTAGAAAAGGCATCGTTTTTTGTTGTAGGATTTTGGTTAATGGTTTGTGTGCTCATCATCTATCCTTAGTTTTGGAGACATATAATTGTAAGATATATAAACCTCTAAATTCGTATAAATAATTTTTGCGTTAAacaatcttattttttaaatttatttatgattatgcttattttttattgtaattaactTGGCTCAGTCAATACTCAATTTGATTAGCTCACTTATTTGTTCAAATAAGCGTGGATTTTTTTAAAttccaacaacaaccaattagctaataaattgaaatagttttgtttatctttttaatatatccTAGGCCTATATCCTAATTTAGTCTTTTTtttaagttagaattaaaactttttcttctaaaaaaaagaatgaaataaaacctttcaaataaatcaataaaagTACTATTCCAATAATGTAGTAAAAGTACCATTCGTGTTTTTGAGTATGAATTTGAAGTGATGAAAAAAAGATGTCATTTGACCTGTGAAATTAAGTTCATTTCAGCTATAAATCCttagaccaaaaataaataaaaatataattttaatcatttttcTTAGGTCTATGTTACACATAATTTACAACAAGCTAAAACGTAGAAATGATcccaaggaagtggaggagcatTACTAGCATGAACTTCGACTTCAAAAATATATGCATCAACTTGAATATGCATCTATTTGGTCGTTTTAATCATAAGAGTTTGaagcaatattttttttttttcaagttaggAGTGAGACTCGAACTCGCGACTTCTATGTGAGTACGCGGATACTATACCATTTGAGTTATAGATCATTGGCTTTGAAGAACCATATTTAGTTCATGAGAAAGATTAAAATCGTATACTAAGTGACCATCACCGAGAGGACAATGTTCCTCTAACCCCATTAATTATATTATCAATATCTAAAAGAGATTAAACTAAAATAGGATGCAAGTTACTGTCAAAAGTATAAACAATTAAACTTTAAAATCATGTATTTCTAGAACCACAATAAGTGATCTTTTCTTTTGCGATTCTAAGTCTTACTTCTTAACAGGTTTCTTCTTTGAAGTTGAGTTTGCAGACGGTTGCGGCTTCGGATGCTTCTCTACTTCGCTTGGGTCCAACCACTCGAGAGGATGGCGATTGTAGAACGGCCAATTAGGGACGGTCACCAATGTAGTTAGAACAACACCACCAAAATATGTGAGGATCATCATTTGGAAAGAAGCCATAAAATATCCAGTTGTGAATGCAACCACAGCAAAGGAAAGCAGCAATATCTGCATCAGCTGCTCTGCTAGCTTTTGTCCTTGCCAATCCATCTAATCAAAGCCAAAGAGAAGTTAAACAAAGAACACTAAATCACACTCTGAATCCAAAAGATTGAAAGCTATCACACCAGAAAACATAGCATTTgcaagaaattacaacaaaaactttcaaaatcttttaaagaattatttattttttcttaatttcttgtgtCCTTACAGATAATATTGCATCTAATTACAGGCCAACAGCCAAGAAGAACATGAAGGTCCAACCTATCATGAAGGGATGGCAATGGGACGGGTTTTCGCGCTGCCTTACCCCGCCACATCCTAATTAGACAAAAAACCCGCTCCAATACTACCCGCGAGTAGTAAAACCTTGCACCCTAACCCGCCCTGCAAGTACCTGCCCCGCCCCTTTAACCTCTAAAATCCAAcatacaaaattaaatttcatgTTATATAACAATGATTAATGgatgaattttattaaaaaaatcattcggaGACCAATTTGAAGAATGAGTAATCTTTCGGGACTAATTTGATCATCTActcttcaaaatttatataacaatgATTAAAAAAACTAAGATTCAAACCACATACTCACAAAAACAAACCTAATGTCAAGTCAGTAGTCACTAaacaaattaacacaagactcaagaaGTTGCAACATTACAACAAATCATAAATAAATCATATTAATAAGATTTGAGCCTTCAATTCATCACCCTTTGGTCACTTTCCAACTCTCCATCATCATTAATCATTTGATAGTCAAGTTTGAAACCTAAAAATCGAGTGACATATTAACTAATAATTCAATTAGAattatgtaaaaattaatataaatgaaGATTGATCTATCAAAAAAATCTAAGTAAAACACACAACCAAAGTAGTTCAATCCAGAGCTGGATTTTAGACAGAGAGACATGCATAATTTAGAGATTTGAACAAGGGGAAGATCCAGATAGTTAAAAAAACAAGAATCAAGCtatcaaaaaattgaaaaatg is a window from the Arachis hypogaea cultivar Tifrunner chromosome 17, arahy.Tifrunner.gnm2.J5K5, whole genome shotgun sequence genome containing:
- the LOC112764825 gene encoding uncharacterized protein, with amino-acid sequence MPFLGTRIQPKARFSFLFNPPPPPPPPSSSLHSRKLFQRTLIMSSTMTQSNKSKRPICPSCSKPDRTCLCSRIRVSGIENSVKVTILHHALESKHPLNSTRIAKLGLKNLTVATVSDVNFGARFVIRLIDPKYFKSGSSVRNVRSNGLLCRQFEEAGGIRKLFCEKDCNLVDSSGGKCGLENGVCDDDDDDDDDDDDDDCAMLNGQVGEILVDSDSVPNCGVYGETRKLFAKKDFNLVDSAGKFGLQSYGALVNGEVEKSSNIPSFDTNCAGRPAITFNIGKYGKVSSLSHIWMSDSQSSWLSSFDYVLDHDEACEALSKGFLVKKFQSRKLDNRGIDLEEFEEFEIEVPPGSALLFPSDKAVTIGELDAIGFEVKNLIVLDGTWSKAKRVYSENPWLNILPHLKLEVNEMSLYSDVRHQPKAGYLSTIESIVHALKAFGEENHEDLDRLLDTFEAMVGDQRRCKDERLSKTLP
- the LOC112766484 gene encoding signal peptidase complex subunit 1 gives rise to the protein MDWQGQKLAEQLMQILLLSFAVVAFTTGYFMASFQMMILTYFGGVVLTTLVTVPNWPFYNRHPLEWLDPSEVEKHPKPQPSANSTSKKKPVKK